One Sulfolobus sp. S-194 DNA segment encodes these proteins:
- a CDS encoding MFS transporter, giving the protein MDYKSKTLLILSAMLLIVNYVETMVIPALPTIESDFSISSTLAGWITSAYLLVAAATSPLMGKLADTYGKTRMYIIAIVFYIIAVALAGFSPNIWVLIAARAIQGVGFSMFPIAIAIITDIYPKERVAFAQSILSATIGIGPALGLLIGSYIVEDLGWPYAFHTAAILSLIVFFISLKYLPHTGTRLKERVDYIGATLIGLATTLVLVYITEGPTLGWAALDNLWMLIVGLILYGAFIAYERVAIEPLMKLELFKIRNFAVANIVGLISGIGMFANFIFLVYYSQLPKPYGLGLSIIQSGLLMSPVALGMIIFGPILGRLMPRIGPKPIMILGGVLTDLSYLLLLTFRSTPDEVLLDGFISSVGLVAFIVPLVNMVALSLPDQYRTTGMGMNTLLRTIGGSIGPVVATVFMQTYQDPIIMMFNNQIYVMGFLPSATAFNYIAIFGMTMMTLALIVALWTKNYKFRTAMRIAE; this is encoded by the coding sequence ATGGATTATAAAAGTAAGACACTGCTCATATTATCAGCTATGCTCTTGATTGTTAACTACGTAGAAACAATGGTTATTCCGGCTTTGCCTACTATTGAGTCAGATTTTTCAATTTCATCAACTTTAGCAGGTTGGATAACTTCAGCATATTTGCTGGTTGCCGCTGCTACTTCACCCTTAATGGGTAAGCTAGCAGATACTTATGGTAAGACTAGAATGTATATAATAGCTATTGTATTCTACATTATTGCTGTAGCATTAGCTGGTTTTTCACCAAATATTTGGGTTTTAATTGCAGCTAGAGCGATTCAAGGAGTCGGTTTCTCAATGTTTCCTATAGCAATTGCAATTATTACTGATATTTATCCAAAAGAAAGGGTTGCTTTTGCTCAATCAATATTGAGTGCAACGATTGGTATTGGTCCGGCATTAGGCTTACTTATAGGTTCTTATATCGTAGAAGATTTGGGTTGGCCTTATGCCTTTCATACTGCTGCAATTCTCTCCCTTATAGTTTTCTTTATCTCTTTAAAGTACTTACCTCATACTGGAACAAGGTTAAAGGAGAGAGTTGACTATATAGGGGCTACTTTAATAGGTTTAGCAACTACTTTAGTTTTAGTTTATATAACTGAGGGACCGACTTTAGGTTGGGCTGCTTTAGATAATCTATGGATGTTAATTGTGGGTTTAATCTTATACGGTGCTTTTATTGCTTATGAGAGGGTTGCAATAGAACCTTTAATGAAATTGGAGTTGTTTAAGATAAGAAATTTCGCTGTTGCTAATATTGTTGGTTTAATATCTGGTATTGGTATGTTTGCTAATTTCATTTTCCTAGTCTATTATTCTCAATTGCCTAAACCATACGGTTTAGGCCTATCAATAATTCAATCTGGTTTACTAATGTCTCCAGTAGCTTTAGGGATGATAATTTTCGGCCCCATTTTAGGAAGATTAATGCCAAGAATTGGGCCTAAGCCTATAATGATTCTAGGTGGTGTTTTGACAGATCTTTCCTATCTACTATTACTAACTTTTAGGAGTACACCAGATGAGGTTTTGCTTGACGGTTTTATTTCTTCTGTAGGTTTAGTGGCTTTTATCGTACCTCTAGTTAACATGGTTGCATTATCTTTACCAGATCAATATAGGACTACCGGAATGGGGATGAATACGTTATTAAGGACTATAGGTGGTTCAATCGGACCAGTTGTTGCTACAGTGTTTATGCAGACTTATCAAGATCCTATTATAATGATGTTTAATAATCAAATTTATGTTATGGGATTCTTACCTTCTGCAACAGCATTTAATTATATTGCAATATTCGGAATGACTATGATGACGTTAGCTTTAATAGTTGCTTTATGGACTAAGAATTATAAGTTTAGGACTGCAATGAGAATAGCTGAATGA
- a CDS encoding type II toxin-antitoxin system VapC family toxin, whose protein sequence is MRRKILFDTGFFHVYFSGLNEEAKKAVEEVYTGKSVGYTLDLNLAEFLYTYGKLNGVEEANVRLSLILNSPIKIVSTNKELALRAGELKVKYQNLSIVDCFLVAFAEKENTVIYTTDSEIKRVYKNTIILHS, encoded by the coding sequence TTGAGAAGGAAAATTCTGTTTGACACCGGTTTTTTCCACGTATATTTTTCCGGGCTTAATGAAGAGGCTAAGAAAGCTGTGGAAGAAGTTTATACGGGTAAAAGTGTAGGTTATACTCTAGATCTTAATTTAGCGGAGTTCCTTTATACTTATGGCAAACTTAATGGGGTAGAAGAAGCTAATGTTAGACTCTCCTTAATTCTAAATTCACCAATAAAGATTGTTAGTACTAATAAGGAACTTGCTTTAAGGGCAGGTGAGCTCAAAGTTAAGTACCAAAACCTTTCCATAGTGGACTGTTTTCTAGTAGCCTTTGCTGAAAAAGAGAATACTGTAATATATACTACGGACTCTGAGATTAAAAGAGTATATAAAAACACAATAATTCTACATAGTTGA
- a CDS encoding AbrB/MazE/SpoVT family DNA-binding domain-containing protein gives MEVKVHKKGIIVIPAEVRRRLNIKEGSVIELEVEGDKIILKRKLTLLDAYGIDKEMGDSAVKELEKLRKEEVEKENSV, from the coding sequence ATGGAGGTAAAAGTTCACAAGAAAGGGATTATAGTTATCCCCGCTGAGGTTAGAAGGAGGCTTAATATTAAAGAGGGTTCTGTTATAGAGTTGGAAGTTGAGGGTGATAAGATTATTTTAAAACGTAAATTAACCCTCTTGGACGCTTACGGCATAGATAAAGAGATGGGAGATTCTGCTGTAAAGGAGTTGGAAAAGCTGAGGAAAGAGGAAGTTGAGAAGGAAAATTCTGTTTGA
- the tenA gene encoding thiaminase II produces MFMLSDELWNSISDIYSAILSHPFIKGLTDGTLEEEKFKYYILQDFLYLREFSRALAILSAKAEKQDDSILFATHVSDVLRVERSLHEYFISFWDIDVSKVKPSPTNLLYTSYLLSVVYSRSFYEGVSAVLPCYWIYMEVGKELLKNGSPNPLYRRWIETYGGEEYEKGVRAVINLVNSFSLTKEEKEAVKRHFRITSMFEYMFWDMAYRLEKFPFDF; encoded by the coding sequence ATTTTTATGTTATCAGATGAACTTTGGAACTCGATTTCAGATATTTATTCTGCAATATTATCACATCCTTTTATTAAGGGATTAACGGATGGGACACTAGAGGAAGAGAAGTTTAAATACTATATCCTTCAAGATTTTTTGTATCTACGAGAATTTAGTAGGGCATTAGCAATACTATCTGCTAAGGCAGAAAAGCAAGATGATTCAATCCTTTTCGCTACTCATGTTAGTGATGTATTAAGGGTAGAAAGAAGTCTTCATGAATATTTTATTTCTTTCTGGGATATTGATGTTAGTAAAGTTAAGCCTTCTCCCACAAATCTTCTTTATACATCATATTTACTTTCAGTGGTTTATTCGAGATCATTTTATGAAGGCGTAAGTGCTGTTCTTCCGTGTTATTGGATATATATGGAAGTTGGGAAGGAATTACTAAAGAATGGCTCTCCAAATCCTTTGTATAGGCGTTGGATAGAGACTTATGGCGGTGAGGAATATGAGAAGGGAGTAAGGGCTGTGATAAATTTAGTTAACTCATTTAGTTTAACTAAAGAGGAAAAAGAGGCTGTTAAGAGACATTTTAGGATTACGTCAATGTTTGAGTATATGTTCTGGGATATGGCTTATAGGTTAGAAAAGTTTCCATTTGATTTTTAA
- a CDS encoding molybdopterin-dependent oxidoreductase: MKRRDFLKALFISTSLLVIGRLSVYEYSNYQHLQNALTPFGSWYVVQIAGTPEISVNNYVLTVDGEVENPIRLTYQDLLKMPSIEVKDTIQCVSDPYFLKANVVWTGVPLKYIIDTVKPSPNVVKIVGYGAEGYTADLPISKAMEPNVIIAYMADGKPLPQVHGYPVRLAVPGWWGYTYVKWLVRLYFTSKNILGYWESRGYPDYAKK; the protein is encoded by the coding sequence ATGAAAAGGAGAGACTTCCTAAAGGCACTATTTATTTCAACCTCGCTTCTAGTTATTGGTAGATTATCAGTATATGAATATAGTAATTATCAACATTTACAAAACGCATTAACGCCCTTCGGGTCATGGTATGTCGTTCAGATAGCCGGAACACCAGAAATTAGTGTGAATAATTACGTCTTAACTGTTGATGGCGAAGTAGAAAATCCCATCAGACTTACTTATCAAGATCTTCTTAAAATGCCTTCAATAGAGGTTAAAGACACAATACAATGCGTTTCCGATCCTTATTTTTTAAAAGCAAATGTAGTATGGACAGGAGTACCCTTGAAGTATATAATAGATACGGTTAAACCTTCACCAAATGTGGTTAAAATTGTAGGTTACGGTGCTGAGGGATATACCGCTGATCTTCCAATCTCAAAAGCAATGGAACCAAATGTAATTATTGCTTATATGGCTGATGGAAAACCTTTACCACAAGTTCACGGTTACCCAGTAAGGTTAGCTGTTCCCGGTTGGTGGGGATATACTTATGTTAAATGGTTAGTCAGACTTTACTTCACTTCTAAAAACATTTTAGGTTACTGGGAGTCTAGGGGGTACCCGGACTATGCAAAGAAGTAA
- a CDS encoding alpha-mannosidase, which yields MRTLNEIEARLTLIYGNSFVNVKRLNWVDLEVEGKENSYLIILDHEGSGIIKIDGEPYFELDNYHVIVPLPVGKHKISVEMSEYKDFGERVRSSPGIPYYVDLDFNAYRLYVYGIQVLDLIKSVEDEELRNDLVHALTKALKEAYFETISNDQLFIISKLAKTSLDLNRIYNELEYSMEEDKNRDKYRRGLEVLKEELSKVREKYGKRGVLIGIGHAHIDTAWLWPFDETKRKVIRTFSTVLTLLDKYNFRFIQSSALYYEWVKESYPKLFEKIKEKVKENKWELGAFYVESDTNMVSGESLSRQLLYSQRFYLENFGKIAKILWLPDTFGFSASLPQIAKLGGIELFATHKVFWNDTNKFPYNVFKWVSPNNEYLPSVAFGNGKGGYNSDFSASSVLEQYKNWREKDQPVLYSFGYGDGGGGPNEEMLIRAEAIDLLPILPSVKFEEIKVNPINEWRGELYLETHRGVLTSHSKMKLLNRKAEVSLREAELWSSLANNYNKERFRSLWKIVLKNQFHDVLPGSAIKDVYKVAYEELEKVIEEAESIAKESMLKLLGSQGEEVYLFNSLNWDRDEYVEINGKFYKVKVPSIGFTVLKPGKIKEKVYVKESEDCYQIENKFFILKLGKDGELLSLYDKEAGREVLKGPSNVLIFYENIPGWADAWDIEKGYEETKFVIKASSSTIIKDTIVDVKYTYKFRNSEIYQTVRIYPDYRRIDFITTLRMRDRELLLKVWFNFDVNTDKAVSDIPFGVIERFTWQNTSWDKARFEVPIQKFVDFSEGNYGIALLSEGKYGVSLRGTSVGLSLSKTPLYPDPTTDLEEVIFTYSLYPHLGDWRKAEVIKKAYELNIPIKVIMGKSVEKEKSLVKIDKLILEAVKIAEDDNSLVFRLYDVENVRDECEIDLPFEVLSVESLDLLELNKVPRMVKVEGNKVRVSFKNRDILTLRLRYKIA from the coding sequence GTGAGAACTCTAAACGAGATTGAAGCTAGGTTAACGCTTATTTATGGAAATTCTTTCGTAAATGTAAAGAGACTAAACTGGGTTGATTTAGAAGTTGAGGGAAAGGAAAATTCTTATCTCATAATTTTAGATCACGAAGGTTCGGGTATTATAAAAATTGATGGGGAACCTTATTTTGAGCTAGATAACTATCATGTAATTGTTCCTTTGCCAGTTGGTAAGCATAAGATAAGTGTTGAGATGAGTGAATATAAGGATTTTGGAGAAAGGGTTCGCTCATCTCCTGGAATTCCTTACTATGTGGACTTAGATTTTAACGCGTACAGACTCTATGTATACGGAATACAAGTTCTTGATCTAATAAAAAGTGTAGAGGATGAGGAATTGAGAAATGATTTGGTTCACGCTTTAACAAAGGCTTTGAAGGAGGCTTATTTTGAAACTATTTCAAATGACCAGTTATTTATAATATCTAAATTGGCTAAAACGTCATTAGATCTTAACAGGATTTATAATGAATTAGAATATAGTATGGAGGAAGATAAGAATAGAGATAAATATAGAAGAGGACTAGAAGTTTTGAAGGAGGAATTATCTAAAGTTAGGGAAAAATACGGTAAAAGAGGTGTTTTGATAGGAATTGGGCATGCTCACATTGATACAGCTTGGCTATGGCCATTTGATGAAACTAAAAGAAAGGTTATAAGAACTTTCTCTACTGTTTTAACACTTCTTGATAAATATAATTTCCGATTTATTCAGAGTTCCGCCCTTTATTATGAATGGGTTAAGGAAAGTTACCCTAAACTCTTTGAGAAGATAAAAGAGAAAGTGAAAGAGAATAAATGGGAGTTAGGTGCATTTTATGTTGAATCTGATACAAATATGGTTTCTGGTGAGTCACTATCTAGACAACTATTATATTCCCAGAGATTTTACTTAGAAAATTTTGGTAAAATTGCTAAAATTTTATGGTTACCAGATACATTCGGTTTTTCCGCCTCTTTACCACAAATTGCTAAGTTAGGTGGTATCGAGCTTTTTGCTACTCATAAAGTTTTCTGGAATGATACTAACAAATTCCCATATAACGTGTTCAAATGGGTTTCACCAAATAACGAATATTTACCTTCGGTAGCTTTCGGAAATGGTAAAGGCGGTTACAATTCTGATTTCTCGGCCTCTAGTGTTTTAGAGCAATACAAGAACTGGAGGGAAAAGGATCAGCCTGTACTTTACTCTTTTGGCTATGGTGATGGAGGAGGAGGACCAAATGAAGAAATGCTAATTAGGGCTGAGGCTATAGATTTACTTCCGATCCTACCTAGTGTGAAGTTTGAGGAGATAAAAGTTAACCCCATTAATGAGTGGAGAGGAGAACTATATTTAGAAACTCATAGGGGTGTATTGACCTCTCATTCAAAGATGAAATTGCTTAATAGGAAGGCTGAGGTTAGTCTGAGAGAAGCTGAATTGTGGTCTTCTTTGGCTAATAATTATAATAAGGAAAGGTTTAGGAGCCTATGGAAGATTGTATTAAAGAATCAATTTCATGATGTTCTACCAGGTTCGGCAATTAAAGACGTGTACAAGGTAGCATATGAAGAGTTAGAGAAAGTGATTGAAGAGGCTGAAAGTATTGCCAAGGAGTCGATGCTTAAACTTCTAGGCTCTCAAGGTGAAGAGGTTTACTTGTTTAATTCTCTCAACTGGGATAGAGATGAATATGTGGAGATTAATGGTAAGTTTTACAAGGTTAAAGTCCCTTCAATAGGTTTCACTGTGTTGAAGCCAGGAAAGATAAAGGAAAAGGTTTATGTGAAAGAGTCTGAAGATTGCTATCAGATCGAAAATAAGTTTTTTATATTAAAGCTAGGAAAAGATGGGGAATTACTTTCACTGTATGACAAGGAAGCTGGAAGAGAAGTGTTGAAAGGGCCAAGTAATGTACTTATATTTTATGAAAATATTCCCGGGTGGGCGGATGCTTGGGATATTGAGAAAGGTTATGAGGAGACTAAGTTTGTGATTAAGGCAAGTTCTTCAACTATCATAAAGGATACTATTGTAGATGTTAAATACACTTATAAATTTAGAAACTCAGAGATTTACCAGACTGTAAGGATTTATCCAGATTATAGAAGAATTGATTTTATCACGACTTTAAGGATGAGGGATAGAGAATTACTTCTGAAAGTGTGGTTTAATTTTGACGTTAATACTGATAAAGCGGTCTCTGATATTCCTTTTGGAGTAATTGAAAGGTTTACTTGGCAAAATACCAGTTGGGATAAGGCTAGGTTTGAGGTTCCAATTCAAAAGTTTGTTGATTTCTCTGAAGGAAATTATGGTATAGCGTTACTAAGTGAGGGTAAATACGGTGTTTCTTTACGCGGGACTTCTGTAGGTCTAAGTTTGAGTAAAACTCCACTATACCCAGATCCAACAACAGATCTAGAAGAAGTCATATTTACTTATTCTCTTTATCCTCATCTAGGTGATTGGCGTAAGGCCGAGGTTATTAAAAAGGCTTATGAACTGAATATTCCAATAAAGGTTATTATGGGTAAAAGTGTTGAGAAGGAAAAGAGTTTAGTAAAGATTGATAAGCTGATTTTAGAAGCTGTTAAAATTGCTGAAGATGATAATAGTTTAGTATTTAGGTTATATGATGTAGAGAATGTAAGGGATGAATGCGAAATAGATTTACCCTTTGAGGTTTTGTCTGTCGAAAGTTTAGATCTTCTTGAGTTAAATAAGGTTCCAAGAATGGTGAAAGTTGAGGGTAACAAGGTAAGAGTCAGTTTCAAAAATAGGGATATATTGACCTTACGACTACGTTATAAAATAGCTTAA